The following are encoded in a window of Thermodesulfobacterium geofontis OPF15 genomic DNA:
- the rpsK gene encoding 30S ribosomal protein S11: protein MARPKTKKKKIKKTVTEGIIHIHSTFNNTIVTITDRQGNTIAWASGGTEGFKGTRKGTPFAAQLAVQSALKKAQAYGLKEAWVYVKGPGPGREAALRALQGSGIKITLIKDVTPIPHDGCRPPKRRRV from the coding sequence ATGGCTCGCCCAAAAACAAAAAAGAAAAAGATTAAAAAAACTGTTACTGAAGGTATTATTCATATTCATTCAACCTTCAATAACACTATAGTTACCATAACTGATAGGCAAGGAAATACAATTGCTTGGGCAAGTGGAGGCACAGAGGGATTTAAAGGTACAAGAAAAGGGACTCCTTTTGCTGCTCAATTGGCAGTTCAATCAGCTTTAAAAAAAGCTCAAGCTTATGGACTAAAAGAAGCTTGGGTATATGTTAAAGGTCCTGGTCCAGGTAGAGAAGCAGCTTTAAGAGCTTTACAAGGATCAGGAATAAAGATTACACTTATTAAAGATGTAACACCTATCCCTCATGATGGGTGTAGACCGCCTAAGAGAAGAAGAGTGTAA
- the clpP gene encoding ATP-dependent Clp endopeptidase proteolytic subunit ClpP, translated as MAYYIPIVIEQTGRTERAFDIYSRLLKERIVFIGTTIDENVANLVIAQLLYLEAEDPDKDIMLYINSPGGLVTAGLAIYDTIQYIKPDVCTICVGQAASMAAVLLAAGTKGKRYALRHSRIMLHQPIGAFQGQATEVEIQAKEILRLREIITEILSQHTGQPKEKIKQDTERDFYMSAEEALEYGIIDKILITR; from the coding sequence ATGGCTTACTATATTCCTATAGTGATTGAACAGACAGGCAGAACTGAGCGTGCCTTTGATATATATTCTCGCCTTTTAAAAGAAAGAATAGTTTTTATAGGTACTACTATTGATGAAAATGTGGCTAATCTTGTTATAGCACAACTTTTATACTTAGAAGCTGAAGATCCTGACAAAGATATTATGCTTTATATTAACTCACCAGGAGGATTAGTAACAGCGGGGCTTGCTATTTATGATACTATTCAATACATAAAACCAGATGTTTGTACTATTTGTGTAGGGCAGGCTGCAAGTATGGCAGCTGTTCTTTTAGCAGCAGGAACTAAAGGGAAAAGATATGCCCTTCGTCATTCAAGAATAATGCTTCATCAACCTATTGGTGCTTTTCAAGGACAAGCAACAGAAGTTGAAATTCAGGCAAAAGAGATTTTACGTTTAAGAGAAATCATTACTGAAATTTTATCTCAGCATACTGGGCAACCTAAGGAAAAAATTAAACAGGACACTGAAAGAGATTTTTATATGTCTGCAGAAGAAGCATTAGAATATGGAATTATAGATAAAATCTTAATTACAAGGTAG
- the rplQ gene encoding 50S ribosomal protein L17 codes for MRHRKVSRKLGRDTEHHKAILRNMVTDLFKHGRVTTTLAKAKELRRVADKMITLAKKGDLASRRRALAFIRDKGIVKKLFTQLREKYLDRAGGYTRIIKVGPRRGDASFMAIVELVEEKLTTKGSKLKKERIKKVLEFIEKMKKKYQSIPTSTEEKASIEEEKASQ; via the coding sequence ATGAGGCATAGAAAGGTTAGCAGAAAACTTGGCAGAGATACAGAACATCATAAAGCTATTCTCAGAAATATGGTAACTGATTTGTTTAAACATGGAAGGGTTACAACTACATTAGCTAAAGCAAAAGAATTAAGAAGAGTAGCTGATAAAATGATAACTCTTGCTAAAAAAGGAGATCTTGCTTCAAGAAGAAGAGCTTTAGCTTTTATTAGAGATAAAGGTATAGTAAAAAAATTATTTACTCAATTGAGAGAGAAATATCTTGATAGAGCAGGTGGATATACGAGAATTATAAAAGTTGGTCCAAGAAGAGGGGATGCTTCTTTTATGGCTATTGTAGAGTTGGTAGAAGAAAAATTGACTACTAAAGGTTCAAAACTTAAAAAGGAAAGGATAAAAAAGGTTTTAGAATTTATAGAAAAGATGAAGAAAAAATATCAATCAATCCCCACTTCTACCGAAGAAAAAGCTTCTATCGAAGAAGAAAAGGCGTCTCAATAA
- the rplO gene encoding 50S ribosomal protein L15, with the protein MSELITLENLKPFPKSKHKEKRVGRGHGSGHGKTSCRGHKGQKARKSPDIAPWFEGGQTPLIRRVPKRGFKNPFKIEYKIINIKDLVKKFQPNEVVDHNSLKERGLLKGKNKPVKILGEGEIDIPLIVRVNAISKTAKEKIEKAGGKVEIIKV; encoded by the coding sequence ATGAGTGAACTTATAACTCTTGAAAATTTAAAACCCTTTCCTAAATCAAAACATAAAGAAAAAAGAGTTGGAAGAGGACATGGTTCTGGACATGGTAAAACTTCTTGTAGAGGTCATAAGGGACAGAAGGCTCGTAAATCTCCTGATATTGCTCCTTGGTTTGAAGGAGGGCAAACACCCCTTATAAGAAGAGTTCCTAAAAGAGGATTTAAAAATCCTTTCAAGATTGAGTATAAAATAATAAACATAAAAGATTTAGTAAAAAAATTTCAACCCAATGAGGTAGTTGATCATAATAGTTTAAAAGAAAGAGGGCTTTTGAAGGGTAAAAACAAACCTGTTAAAATATTAGGAGAAGGAGAAATTGATATTCCTTTAATTGTAAGGGTTAATGCTATTTCCAAAACTGCTAAAGAAAAGATTGAAAAAGCAGGTGGAAAAGTAGAGATAATTAAAGTTTAG
- the rpmJ gene encoding 50S ribosomal protein L36 has product MKVTPSVKKRCRKCKIIRRKGVVRVICEIPKHKQRQG; this is encoded by the coding sequence ATGAAAGTTACTCCTTCGGTAAAGAAAAGATGCAGAAAGTGTAAAATAATAAGAAGGAAAGGGGTTGTGAGGGTTATTTGTGAAATACCTAAACATAAACAAAGGCAAGGTTAA
- the tig gene encoding trigger factor, with the protein MKVELQDLNEVEKILKIEVSQEKVDEVIQKVTDQIRKKAKVKGFREGKVPIYLVKKLYREEIEEKSIAKIIEDTLEKAIKEAKVEPLLRPKLEELGELKEGKPFNYSVLVEVRPEINIKKEDYIGIEVERESDEINEEEVDKILHELKYSFSPLKRAEKEEIIEDRSIAVIKFEAYDGEELIPGHQAEALFIDVGTGEFNEKVEKELIGKKEGDRFSVEVEYPEDGLNPLLAGKKVRYQIEVKEIYKRELKELDDEFIKSLNIGFETVEALRESIKKRLLEDKKRRNEDRFRERLLEKILEKVDFKVPTRYVELKLYQLIDKIREGLERDGFSFDKLNISMDKLRERLYPIAEKQAKEELLLEKIAELENIEIPQEEIDKTVETISKNLRVSLEQARGIVYFNILPKKLAEKTLQFLVNNAKPINKENKES; encoded by the coding sequence ATGAAGGTAGAGTTGCAAGATTTAAATGAAGTAGAAAAAATTTTAAAAATAGAAGTTTCCCAAGAAAAGGTTGATGAGGTAATTCAAAAAGTTACTGATCAAATTAGAAAAAAAGCAAAAGTTAAAGGATTTAGAGAAGGGAAAGTCCCTATTTATTTAGTTAAAAAACTTTATAGAGAAGAAATTGAAGAAAAAAGTATAGCAAAAATTATAGAAGATACCCTTGAAAAAGCTATTAAGGAAGCAAAAGTAGAACCTCTTTTAAGGCCGAAATTGGAAGAATTGGGAGAATTAAAAGAAGGAAAACCTTTTAATTATTCAGTTTTGGTAGAGGTAAGACCTGAAATTAATATAAAAAAGGAGGATTATATTGGTATTGAAGTTGAAAGGGAATCTGACGAAATAAATGAAGAGGAGGTAGATAAAATTCTACATGAATTAAAATATTCTTTTTCGCCACTAAAAAGAGCTGAAAAAGAAGAAATAATTGAAGATAGATCTATAGCAGTTATTAAATTTGAAGCCTATGATGGAGAGGAACTCATCCCTGGACATCAAGCTGAGGCACTTTTTATAGATGTAGGAACTGGTGAATTTAACGAAAAGGTAGAAAAAGAATTGATAGGAAAAAAAGAAGGAGATAGATTTAGTGTAGAGGTTGAATATCCCGAAGATGGTCTTAACCCTCTTTTAGCTGGTAAAAAAGTGAGATATCAAATAGAAGTAAAAGAAATATATAAGAGAGAATTGAAGGAATTGGATGACGAATTTATAAAAAGCTTGAACATAGGTTTTGAAACAGTAGAGGCTTTAAGAGAAAGTATCAAAAAGAGACTATTAGAAGACAAAAAGAGAAGAAACGAGGATAGGTTTAGAGAAAGACTTTTAGAAAAAATTTTAGAAAAAGTAGATTTTAAAGTACCTACCCGATATGTTGAATTAAAGTTATATCAATTAATAGATAAAATAAGAGAAGGATTAGAAAGGGATGGATTTAGTTTTGATAAGCTTAATATTTCTATGGATAAATTAAGAGAAAGACTTTATCCTATTGCTGAAAAACAGGCAAAAGAGGAGTTGTTATTAGAAAAGATAGCCGAGCTTGAAAATATTGAAATTCCTCAAGAAGAAATTGATAAAACTGTTGAGACCATTTCCAAAAATTTAAGGGTTTCATTAGAGCAGGCTCGAGGAATTGTTTATTTTAATATACTTCCCAAAAAGTTAGCAGAGAAGACCTTGCAATTTTTAGTAAATAATGCTAAACCTATAAATAAAGAAAATAAGGAGAGTTAA
- the infA gene encoding translation initiation factor IF-1: MPKEDVILLEGKVVEALPNAMFRVELETGNKVLAHISGKMRMHYIRILPGDTVVVELSPYDLTRGRIVYRGTKKDYEKGG; the protein is encoded by the coding sequence ATGCCTAAGGAAGATGTAATACTTTTAGAAGGAAAGGTTGTTGAAGCTTTACCAAATGCTATGTTTAGGGTAGAGTTAGAAACAGGAAATAAAGTTTTAGCTCATATTTCTGGAAAAATGAGAATGCACTATATAAGAATATTACCTGGTGATACAGTAGTAGTTGAGCTCTCACCTTATGATTTAACAAGAGGTAGGATTGTATATAGAGGAACAAAAAAAGATTATGAAAAGGGAGGTTAG
- the map gene encoding type I methionyl aminopeptidase yields the protein MYKKFFGNKPILKNKWEIEILRKANIIVMEILLSFKERVRPGISTFEFEELALELCEKKGVKPAFKGYRGYPYAVCVSVNEVIVHGMPKKEKILKEGDIVSFDFGVVYEGYVGDAALTVGVGEISDKAKKLLKVTEEALYKGIEKAHFGNRIGDISYAIQKHVESNGFNVIREFVGHGVGRQLHEPPEVPNFGKPGKGPKIEIGMVLAIEPMVSAGSPEVEILEDGWTAVTKDRSLAAHFEHSVAITPQGPEILSRI from the coding sequence TTGTACAAGAAATTTTTTGGTAACAAACCTATTTTAAAGAATAAATGGGAAATAGAAATATTAAGGAAAGCAAATATTATTGTAATGGAAATTTTGCTTTCCTTTAAAGAAAGGGTAAGACCTGGTATAAGCACTTTTGAGTTTGAAGAATTAGCTTTAGAACTTTGTGAAAAAAAGGGAGTTAAACCTGCCTTTAAAGGATATAGAGGTTATCCTTATGCAGTATGTGTTTCTGTAAATGAAGTTATTGTACATGGTATGCCTAAGAAAGAAAAAATTCTTAAAGAAGGAGATATAGTGAGTTTTGATTTCGGTGTTGTATACGAAGGATATGTAGGAGATGCAGCATTAACTGTGGGGGTAGGAGAAATATCTGATAAGGCTAAAAAGTTACTTAAAGTAACAGAAGAAGCTTTATATAAAGGTATTGAAAAAGCCCATTTTGGTAATAGAATAGGAGATATATCCTATGCTATACAAAAACATGTAGAAAGTAATGGATTTAATGTAATTAGGGAATTTGTTGGACATGGAGTGGGGAGACAATTACATGAACCTCCTGAAGTGCCAAATTTTGGGAAACCTGGTAAAGGTCCTAAGATAGAAATAGGAATGGTTTTAGCAATAGAACCTATGGTTTCAGCAGGAAGTCCTGAGGTAGAAATATTAGAAGATGGATGGACTGCAGTGACTAAGGATAGAAGTTTAGCAGCCCATTTTGAACACTCAGTAGCAATAACTCCACAAGGACCAGAAATTTTATCAAGGATTTAA
- a CDS encoding adenylate kinase — protein sequence MNIIFLGPPGAGKGTQAKILIEKYGIPQISTGDMLREHVAKGTELGLKAKEYMEKGQLVPDEIILGMVKERLSQEDAQKGFILDGFPRTVAQAEALDKILEEMGKRIEYVLALIVPDEELVIRLTGRRTCKNCGMMYHIKFKPPKEEGKCDVCGGELYQRPDDNEETVRNRLKVYHEQTAPLIEYYKKKGVLFEVDGSKSIEEITQQLINILEKK from the coding sequence ATGAATATTATATTTTTAGGGCCTCCAGGAGCAGGTAAAGGAACACAAGCAAAAATTTTAATAGAAAAGTATGGAATACCTCAAATTTCAACAGGAGATATGTTAAGAGAACATGTAGCCAAGGGAACAGAACTTGGACTTAAAGCTAAAGAATATATGGAAAAGGGACAGCTTGTTCCAGATGAAATAATTCTTGGTATGGTAAAAGAAAGACTCAGTCAAGAGGATGCTCAAAAAGGATTCATTTTAGATGGATTCCCAAGAACAGTTGCCCAAGCTGAAGCTTTGGACAAAATATTAGAAGAAATGGGTAAAAGAATAGAATATGTTCTTGCACTTATTGTACCTGATGAAGAATTAGTTATAAGGCTTACAGGGAGAAGGACTTGTAAAAATTGTGGAATGATGTATCATATTAAGTTCAAACCTCCTAAAGAAGAAGGAAAATGTGATGTTTGTGGAGGAGAACTTTATCAAAGACCTGATGATAATGAAGAAACAGTAAGAAATAGATTAAAGGTATATCACGAACAGACAGCTCCACTTATTGAATATTACAAAAAAAAGGGTGTTTTATTTGAAGTTGATGGAAGCAAAAGTATTGAGGAAATTACTCAACAACTTATTAATATATTAGAGAAAAAATAA
- a CDS encoding DNA-directed RNA polymerase subunit alpha yields MKKEVELIKPEEIKVHKDSQFPYYGKFIIEPLERGYGITLGNALRRILLSSIPGYAITEVKIEGAPHEFVSLPGIIEDVPEIILNLKGVRFKLNGEGPFYFKLEKVGEGEVKAGDIKINKEGEIVNPDHHIATLTKDGKLFMELKVEKGRGYVPAEYTKNNEIGVILVDAIFSPITKVNFTVGQARVGKSSDYDSLIMEIYTDGTIDPKEALTQAAKILVEQLMIFLKGEKISLEPYISEAPTIENLLNMTIEELDLSGRAYNCLKNAGINYVGQLVQKTETELLKLRSFGKKSLDEIIEKLSKLNLRLGMTDIKWKPSKD; encoded by the coding sequence ATGAAAAAAGAAGTAGAATTAATTAAACCAGAAGAAATTAAAGTTCATAAGGACAGTCAGTTTCCTTATTATGGTAAATTTATTATTGAACCTTTGGAAAGGGGTTATGGAATAACTCTTGGTAATGCTTTAAGAAGAATTTTGCTTTCTTCTATCCCTGGTTATGCTATTACTGAAGTAAAAATAGAGGGTGCTCCTCATGAATTTGTAAGTTTACCAGGTATTATAGAGGATGTTCCTGAAATAATTCTCAATTTAAAAGGTGTAAGATTTAAACTTAATGGAGAAGGTCCATTTTATTTTAAACTTGAAAAAGTAGGAGAAGGAGAGGTAAAAGCAGGAGATATTAAAATAAATAAAGAAGGAGAGATTGTAAATCCGGATCATCATATTGCTACCTTAACTAAGGATGGAAAACTTTTTATGGAACTAAAAGTTGAAAAAGGTAGAGGTTATGTTCCTGCAGAGTATACAAAAAATAACGAAATAGGAGTTATTCTTGTAGATGCTATATTTTCTCCTATAACTAAAGTTAATTTTACTGTTGGACAGGCTCGTGTAGGTAAAAGTAGTGATTATGATAGTTTGATTATGGAAATTTATACTGACGGAACAATAGATCCTAAAGAAGCTCTTACTCAAGCTGCTAAAATTTTGGTAGAGCAACTTATGATATTTTTAAAAGGAGAAAAAATATCTTTAGAACCTTATATTTCAGAAGCTCCTACAATTGAAAATTTACTGAATATGACTATAGAAGAGTTAGATCTCTCTGGTAGGGCTTATAATTGTTTAAAAAACGCTGGCATAAATTATGTAGGACAACTGGTACAAAAAACTGAAACAGAATTACTTAAATTAAGAAGCTTTGGTAAAAAATCCTTAGATGAAATTATAGAAAAACTTTCTAAATTGAATTTAAGACTTGGAATGACAGATATTAAATGGAAACCCTCTAAAGATTAA
- the rpsD gene encoding 30S ribosomal protein S4, with protein sequence MARYTGPRCRLCRREGVKLFLKGERCYTDKCAFERRSYPPGQHGPQQVRVKLSDYGIRLREKQKVKRIYGISEKQMRKYYEMATKMPGQSGHNLLQLLERRLDNVVYRLGFAVSRAQARQYVNHGFFKVNGKNVDIPSYLVKPGDVIELKEKYRNNPQILESLETVARRGIPSWLELDAENFKGVVKSLPTREDITMPIQESYIIEFYSR encoded by the coding sequence GTGGCAAGATATACAGGACCAAGGTGTAGACTTTGCAGAAGAGAAGGAGTTAAATTATTTTTAAAAGGAGAAAGATGTTATACTGATAAATGTGCTTTTGAAAGAAGAAGTTATCCTCCTGGTCAACATGGACCTCAACAAGTTAGAGTTAAGCTTTCTGATTACGGAATTCGTTTAAGAGAAAAGCAAAAAGTAAAAAGAATTTATGGAATCTCTGAAAAACAGATGAGAAAATATTATGAAATGGCGACCAAAATGCCAGGTCAATCTGGTCACAATTTGTTGCAACTATTGGAGAGGAGACTGGATAATGTTGTTTATAGATTAGGGTTTGCGGTTTCTCGAGCACAAGCAAGACAATACGTAAACCATGGATTTTTTAAGGTTAATGGGAAAAACGTAGATATACCCTCTTATTTAGTTAAACCTGGGGATGTTATAGAACTTAAAGAAAAATACAGAAACAATCCCCAAATTCTTGAATCATTAGAAACAGTAGCAAGAAGAGGGATTCCATCCTGGTTAGAACTTGATGCAGAAAACTTTAAAGGAGTTGTGAAAAGTCTTCCCACTAGAGAAGATATTACTATGCCTATTCAAGAAAGCTATATTATTGAGTTCTACTCCAGATAA
- the rpsM gene encoding 30S ribosomal protein S13 — protein MPKIAGVDIPENKPAEIALTYIYGIGRTLAQKVLTKAGVDWFKKIKDLTEEEINRIRQIIEREYKVEGDLRKEVRQNIQRLISIGCYRGLRHKMGLPVRGQRTRSNARTWKGPRPGSLRRKKK, from the coding sequence ATGCCTAAAATTGCAGGAGTAGATATTCCAGAAAATAAGCCAGCAGAAATAGCTTTAACTTATATTTATGGAATAGGAAGAACTTTAGCTCAAAAAGTTTTAACTAAGGCAGGAGTGGATTGGTTTAAAAAAATTAAAGATTTAACAGAGGAAGAGATAAACAGAATAAGACAAATAATTGAAAGAGAATACAAAGTAGAAGGTGATCTCAGAAAAGAAGTAAGACAAAATATACAAAGGCTTATTTCTATTGGGTGTTATAGAGGTTTGAGACATAAAATGGGTCTTCCTGTAAGGGGTCAAAGAACAAGATCTAATGCAAGAACATGGAAGGGTCCGAGACCCGGATCTTTAAGAAGAAAGAAAAAATAA
- a CDS encoding CCA tRNA nucleotidyltransferase translates to MFLEFDETLRNKFLNLLDFPQKEKDLIISFLRKFKNREEFYLTGGSVRALFTSEKITDLDLTVKENVVDLVLFAQKFLNYHFVPLSPEWGIYRLAKGKNTIDFTSFRGETIEEDLKKRDFTFNAMGLPVKALFENRFLILDPFSGYKDLKEGVIRAISEENIIEDPLRILRGYRFFAYGFGKIEEKTRNFFRIHKQKINRCAKERILQELLYILISNKTFETFKLMDEDNLLTEIFPYLEKAKGIPQPTFHHLDVKDHLLETLRWTEKILENPQKYLEIEKTDEMENEDFILSVKLAGLFHDLGKAYTFEIKERITFYGHEKVSAELFKIMAENLRFKKDLINKVCNLIKNHMRPFHLLNEKEKGSLTLRAKRNLIKDVPYLKELFIVCMADSYASQGPDKEPDYEERLRTFFHELFELKEQLEKESQKKRLITGDDLIKLGFKPGPLFKEILQDVEIQILEKKFVSKEELLEYIKEKYSKEKL, encoded by the coding sequence ATGTTTCTGGAATTTGACGAAACATTAAGAAATAAGTTTTTAAATCTTCTTGATTTTCCTCAGAAAGAAAAAGATTTAATAATTTCTTTTTTAAGAAAATTTAAGAATAGAGAAGAATTCTATTTGACAGGGGGTTCAGTAAGAGCTCTTTTTACCTCCGAAAAAATTACAGATCTTGATTTAACAGTTAAAGAAAATGTAGTGGATCTTGTTTTATTTGCTCAAAAATTTTTAAATTACCATTTTGTTCCTCTCTCCCCAGAGTGGGGAATATATAGATTAGCTAAAGGGAAAAACACTATAGATTTTACAAGTTTTAGAGGAGAAACAATAGAGGAGGATTTAAAAAAAAGAGATTTTACTTTTAATGCTATGGGGCTTCCTGTAAAAGCTCTTTTTGAGAATAGGTTTTTAATTTTAGATCCCTTTTCAGGATATAAAGATCTAAAAGAGGGTGTTATAAGAGCTATTAGTGAAGAAAATATTATTGAAGACCCTTTAAGAATTTTAAGAGGTTATAGGTTTTTTGCTTACGGATTTGGAAAAATAGAAGAAAAAACAAGAAATTTTTTTCGCATCCATAAACAAAAGATAAATAGGTGTGCAAAGGAGAGAATTTTACAAGAGCTTTTATATATTTTAATTTCTAATAAAACTTTTGAAACTTTTAAATTAATGGATGAGGATAATCTTTTAACAGAAATTTTTCCTTATTTGGAAAAGGCTAAGGGTATTCCTCAACCTACTTTCCACCACTTAGATGTAAAAGATCATCTCTTAGAAACACTTAGATGGACTGAAAAAATATTAGAAAATCCGCAAAAATATTTAGAAATCGAAAAAACAGATGAAATGGAGAATGAAGATTTTATACTTTCTGTTAAATTAGCAGGTCTTTTTCATGATCTTGGTAAAGCTTATACCTTTGAGATAAAAGAAAGAATAACCTTTTATGGACATGAAAAGGTTTCTGCTGAATTGTTTAAAATTATGGCGGAAAATTTAAGATTTAAAAAGGATTTAATAAATAAAGTTTGTAATCTTATAAAAAACCACATGAGACCCTTTCATTTACTTAATGAAAAGGAAAAGGGAAGTCTCACTTTGCGAGCTAAGAGAAATTTAATAAAAGATGTGCCCTATCTTAAAGAACTTTTTATAGTTTGTATGGCAGACTCATATGCAAGTCAAGGTCCTGATAAAGAACCAGATTATGAAGAACGTTTAAGAACTTTTTTTCACGAACTTTTTGAATTAAAAGAACAACTTGAAAAGGAAAGCCAGAAAAAAAGGCTTATCACAGGAGATGATTTAATAAAACTTGGATTTAAACCAGGTCCTCTATTTAAAGAAATTTTGCAAGATGTAGAAATACAAATATTGGAGAAAAAGTTCGTTTCAAAAGAAGAACTTTTGGAATACATAAAAGAGAAATACAGCAAAGAAAAGCTTTAA
- the secY gene encoding preprotein translocase subunit SecY, giving the protein MNTRESLLSLANIPELKRRLFYLFLGLAIYRFAVHIPTPGINGEAFLSLFKQASGTLFGFLDIFSGGALRRFSICALGVMPYISASIILQLMTVIYPSIKELYKEGPEGKRKLAYYTRYLTVVICLIQGFGISLGLERMTAPNGIPIVNEPGWLFRITSMISLTAGTMFLVWLGEQMTEHGIGNGISIIIFAGIVAGIFPAIARTLKFVQTGEFSVFSLFFILFLIVGILAFTCFMELAQRRIPIHYAKRQVGRQIIGGQSTYLPLKINTAGVIPPIFASSILMFPATIANFIPIDYFQKVAAFLRPGAIFYEVLFALLIIFFCYFYTAVIFNPKDVADNLKKWGGFIPGIRPGRATEEFIDKILARITLIGALYVAFICVLPTFLITKLNLPFYFGGTSLLIVVGVAMDIMGHIEAHLLTRHYETFIKQSKIKIK; this is encoded by the coding sequence GTGAACACCCGTGAAAGTCTTTTAAGTCTGGCAAATATTCCTGAATTAAAAAGGAGGCTTTTTTATTTATTTCTTGGACTTGCAATTTATCGTTTTGCTGTTCATATTCCTACTCCTGGAATAAATGGAGAAGCATTTTTAAGTTTATTTAAACAGGCAAGTGGGACTCTTTTTGGATTTTTAGACATCTTTTCGGGTGGAGCTTTAAGAAGATTTTCTATTTGTGCTCTTGGGGTAATGCCATATATTAGTGCATCCATTATTTTACAATTAATGACTGTAATTTATCCTTCTATAAAGGAACTTTACAAAGAGGGTCCAGAGGGAAAAAGGAAATTAGCCTATTATACTCGCTATTTAACAGTAGTTATTTGTTTAATTCAAGGATTTGGTATTTCCTTAGGGTTGGAAAGAATGACAGCTCCTAATGGTATTCCTATAGTAAATGAACCAGGATGGCTTTTTAGGATAACTTCGATGATTAGCCTTACTGCAGGAACTATGTTTCTTGTTTGGTTAGGTGAACAAATGACAGAACATGGAATAGGGAATGGAATTTCAATAATTATATTTGCTGGTATTGTAGCTGGTATTTTCCCAGCTATTGCAAGAACTCTTAAATTTGTTCAAACAGGTGAATTTTCGGTATTTTCTCTATTTTTTATTCTTTTTCTTATTGTTGGAATTTTAGCTTTTACTTGTTTTATGGAATTAGCTCAGAGAAGGATACCTATTCATTATGCTAAAAGACAGGTAGGGCGTCAGATAATAGGTGGGCAAAGTACTTATCTTCCTTTAAAAATAAATACTGCAGGAGTTATTCCTCCTATATTTGCCTCTTCAATCTTGATGTTTCCTGCAACTATAGCTAATTTTATTCCTATAGATTATTTTCAAAAAGTGGCAGCTTTTTTAAGACCAGGTGCTATATTTTATGAAGTTCTTTTTGCACTTCTTATTATTTTCTTTTGTTACTTTTATACAGCAGTTATTTTTAATCCAAAAGATGTAGCTGATAATTTAAAAAAATGGGGTGGTTTTATTCCTGGAATAAGACCTGGAAGGGCAACTGAAGAATTTATTGATAAAATTTTAGCAAGAATTACTCTTATAGGTGCGCTTTATGTAGCTTTTATTTGTGTTTTACCAACTTTTTTAATTACTAAGCTTAATCTCCCCTTTTATTTTGGTGGAACCTCACTTTTAATTGTAGTTGGTGTGGCTATGGATATAATGGGGCATATTGAGGCCCATTTACTTACACGTCATTATGAAACATTTATAAAACAAAGTAAGATAAAAATTAAATAA